In Hyphomicrobiaceae bacterium, the following are encoded in one genomic region:
- a CDS encoding type II CAAX endopeptidase family protein, which produces MEQEVLGEVHKPPRTWRVWIPAVAALLLALAIVQLAMLAGLQAASMFDVAADYSTPGAHQPGHFETLQAQRLGAYFAGFQLTVVTLTLLAAFLTPPLRGRVLLFSRPRGGIAAVGLAILGLLAISSAIGTLIYQLDRTTFIHDIRPFAHIASSSSWWMLLLAAGVGAPLSEELLFRGLLFGGLRDSPLGFVGAAGISAGFWTALHASYSIYALALLFVIGIYFAWLRERTQSLWPSMAAHAVYNSAIVLALAFVPEVVLQ; this is translated from the coding sequence TTGGAGCAGGAGGTACTTGGCGAGGTGCATAAGCCGCCGCGCACCTGGCGTGTCTGGATCCCAGCTGTTGCCGCTTTGCTACTGGCACTGGCGATCGTGCAGCTCGCGATGCTCGCTGGGCTTCAGGCCGCGTCCATGTTCGATGTGGCTGCCGACTACAGTACACCCGGCGCGCACCAGCCCGGCCATTTCGAAACCCTCCAAGCCCAACGGCTCGGGGCATATTTTGCCGGCTTTCAGCTGACAGTCGTGACGTTGACCCTGCTTGCGGCGTTTTTGACCCCTCCTTTGCGCGGGCGGGTTTTGCTGTTCTCGCGGCCGCGTGGCGGAATTGCCGCCGTTGGTCTTGCTATCCTCGGGCTCCTGGCGATTTCATCGGCTATCGGAACGCTGATTTATCAATTGGATCGCACGACCTTTATCCACGATATCCGCCCATTTGCGCACATCGCGAGTTCAAGCAGCTGGTGGATGCTGTTGCTGGCGGCCGGTGTGGGAGCCCCTTTGTCGGAGGAACTGTTGTTCCGCGGGCTGCTGTTTGGCGGGTTGCGGGATTCGCCACTAGGGTTCGTTGGTGCCGCCGGTATCAGCGCTGGGTTTTGGACAGCTCTTCACGCCAGCTACTCGATCTATGCTCTGGCGCTCTTGTTCGTCATCGGGATTTATTTCGCCTGGTTGCGCGAGCGCACGCAAAGCTTGTGGCCTTCGATGGCAGCACACGCGGTTTATAACAGCGCCATCGTCCTCGCCCTGGCGTTTGTCCCGGAAGTGGTGCTGCAATAG
- a CDS encoding ClpXP protease specificity-enhancing factor SspB: MAGGPMIDYEALQQDALRGIVRAALQQIAKTGLPGEHHFYISFRTQSPGVVLSKRLKEKYPDEMTIVLQHRFWDLIVSEDRFEVKLTFDGVPERLVVPLSAIKVFIDPSVHFGLQFEDAADRPQTAPRRSMTMDAAYDAVSDARPDSPRATLTKKPRSPRKSRAEKEAEAAARKDGSNESAPVPPQPEPASAAATEFSEDAQTAQPAQAEDDKAGSKVISLDAFRKK; this comes from the coding sequence ATGGCAGGCGGGCCAATGATCGATTATGAGGCGCTCCAGCAGGATGCACTGCGCGGAATCGTTCGCGCCGCCCTTCAGCAAATTGCCAAGACCGGACTTCCCGGCGAGCACCACTTTTATATTTCGTTCCGCACCCAGTCTCCTGGCGTCGTTCTTTCCAAGCGACTGAAAGAGAAATATCCGGACGAGATGACAATCGTCCTACAACACCGTTTCTGGGATCTGATTGTTTCGGAAGACCGCTTCGAGGTGAAGCTGACGTTTGACGGCGTGCCTGAGCGTCTTGTCGTTCCGCTTTCTGCCATCAAGGTGTTCATCGATCCATCCGTCCATTTCGGACTTCAGTTCGAGGATGCCGCTGACCGTCCGCAAACAGCGCCGCGTCGCTCCATGACCATGGATGCCGCTTACGACGCTGTTAGCGATGCGCGCCCGGACAGCCCGCGCGCCACCTTGACGAAGAAGCCGCGAAGCCCGCGCAAGTCCCGCGCGGAAAAAGAAGCGGAAGCTGCGGCTCGCAAGGATGGCTCAAACGAGTCCGCACCCGTTCCGCCCCAACCCGAGCCCGCATCGGCGGCCGCCACAGAATTTTCGGAAGATGCCCAAACCGCGCAGCCTGCTCAAGCCGAGGACGACAAGGCAGGCTCGAAGGTCATCAGCCTCGACGCATTCCGCAAAAAATAG
- a CDS encoding class I SAM-dependent methyltransferase, giving the protein MTLDMQKLEPLLGMMVNEIGAAANAALVMVGDKLGLYKALAAIGPTTPEELARKTNTAPRYIREWLSAQATSGFVTYDAASNKFSMSPEQAAVLADEDSVVNLTGGFYALAAVFADEPRLTEAFKTGKGIGWGEHCNCLFCGTERFFRPGYKGHLVVEWLPALDGVVSKLEKGAKVADIGCGHGASTLIMAQAFPKSNFVGYDFHEPSVVRAREVGVGSTNLSFEQARAQDFPGGNFDLVTIFDALHDMGDPVGAARRVRESLKDDGTFMIVEPMAGDTLAENMNPVGRVYYAFSTNVCVPASLNQEVGAALGAQAGEKRLTEVLREGGFTRVRRAVSAPFNMVLEARP; this is encoded by the coding sequence ATGACGTTAGACATGCAAAAACTCGAGCCGCTACTCGGCATGATGGTGAACGAGATTGGCGCCGCGGCGAACGCAGCTCTAGTAATGGTCGGCGATAAGCTCGGTCTCTACAAGGCGCTCGCAGCAATCGGCCCGACGACACCGGAAGAGCTCGCCAGGAAGACGAACACTGCGCCGCGCTACATTCGCGAGTGGTTAAGCGCGCAGGCAACGTCAGGGTTCGTCACCTACGACGCAGCATCCAACAAGTTCTCGATGAGCCCGGAGCAGGCGGCCGTGCTTGCCGACGAGGACAGCGTCGTCAACTTGACCGGCGGGTTCTACGCGCTGGCGGCGGTTTTTGCGGACGAGCCGCGCCTGACAGAAGCTTTCAAGACCGGCAAGGGCATCGGGTGGGGCGAACACTGCAATTGTCTGTTCTGCGGCACGGAACGGTTCTTCCGGCCTGGCTACAAGGGGCATCTGGTTGTCGAATGGCTGCCTGCCCTCGATGGAGTCGTTTCCAAACTGGAGAAGGGCGCAAAGGTCGCCGACATAGGCTGCGGCCATGGCGCCTCGACACTCATCATGGCGCAGGCTTTTCCGAAGTCTAACTTTGTCGGGTACGATTTCCATGAGCCGTCAGTCGTTCGCGCACGGGAGGTCGGAGTTGGCAGCACCAATCTTTCTTTTGAGCAGGCGCGGGCGCAGGATTTCCCGGGCGGCAATTTCGATCTGGTGACGATCTTCGATGCCCTGCACGACATGGGCGATCCGGTCGGTGCGGCACGCCGTGTGCGGGAATCGTTGAAAGACGACGGTACGTTCATGATCGTAGAGCCGATGGCTGGAGATACGCTGGCAGAGAACATGAATCCCGTGGGGCGCGTCTATTACGCCTTCTCCACGAACGTCTGCGTGCCTGCCTCGCTTAATCAAGAGGTCGGCGCGGCCTTGGGCGCACAGGCGGGAGAAAAGCGGCTGACGGAAGTGCTGCGCGAGGGCGGCTTCACGCGTGTTCGTCGCGCCGTCTCAGCGCCCTTCAACATGGTGCTGGAAGCGCGCCCCTAG
- the fumC gene encoding class II fumarate hydratase — MTSHRTETDTFGPIEVPSEGYWGAQAQRSLGNFKIGWEKQPQAIVRALGIVKRAAAETNMALGKLDPKIGDAIVKAAQEVIDGKLNDHFPLVVWQTGSGTQSNMNANEVISNRAIEMLGGTMGTKKPVHPNDHVNMSQSSNDTFPTAMHIACAEEVANRLLPALAHLYDALEAKALAWKDIIKIGRTHTQDATPLTLGQEFSGYAKQIENGIKRIELTLPALMELAQGGTAVGTGLASPEGFARKVAERIAAITKLPFTTAPNKFEALAAHDAMVMTHGAIHTVAMSCFKIANDIRFLGSGPRAGLGELALPENEPGSSIMPGKVNPTQCEAMTQVCAHIHGNNAGLAFAGSQGHFELNVFNPMMAYNFLQSVRLLADAAVSFTDNCVVGIEPRLDNIAQGLANSLMLVTPLKEKYGYDRAAKIAKTAHKNGTTLREEAIADGIPAEDFDRIVVPAKMISPDPA, encoded by the coding sequence ATGACCTCTCATCGCACCGAGACCGACACCTTCGGCCCCATCGAAGTTCCCTCTGAGGGCTATTGGGGCGCACAGGCCCAACGCTCGCTTGGAAATTTCAAGATCGGATGGGAAAAACAGCCGCAGGCGATCGTGCGCGCTCTGGGCATCGTCAAGCGGGCGGCAGCTGAAACCAATATGGCGCTCGGAAAGCTCGACCCCAAAATCGGTGACGCCATCGTCAAGGCCGCCCAAGAGGTCATCGACGGCAAACTCAATGACCATTTCCCGCTTGTCGTTTGGCAGACGGGTTCTGGTACGCAGTCCAACATGAACGCCAACGAAGTCATCTCGAACCGCGCCATCGAGATGCTGGGCGGAACGATGGGCACCAAGAAGCCGGTGCATCCCAACGACCACGTCAACATGAGCCAGTCGTCAAACGACACCTTCCCCACGGCCATGCATATCGCCTGTGCAGAAGAGGTGGCGAACCGGCTGCTGCCAGCCTTGGCGCACCTGTATGACGCGCTCGAAGCCAAGGCGCTGGCCTGGAAGGACATCATTAAGATTGGCCGCACCCACACGCAGGACGCCACGCCGCTAACGCTTGGCCAGGAGTTTTCCGGCTACGCCAAGCAGATCGAAAACGGCATCAAGCGCATCGAGCTGACGCTTCCCGCCCTCATGGAACTGGCCCAAGGCGGCACCGCCGTTGGAACGGGTCTGGCATCGCCCGAGGGGTTTGCGCGCAAAGTTGCCGAACGGATCGCGGCGATCACCAAGCTGCCGTTCACCACCGCTCCCAACAAGTTCGAGGCTCTGGCGGCGCACGATGCGATGGTGATGACGCATGGCGCGATCCACACTGTCGCCATGAGTTGCTTCAAGATCGCCAACGACATCCGCTTCCTGGGCAGCGGTCCGCGCGCAGGGCTCGGCGAACTGGCCCTGCCAGAGAACGAGCCCGGCTCTTCCATCATGCCCGGCAAGGTTAATCCGACCCAGTGCGAAGCCATGACGCAGGTGTGCGCGCACATCCACGGCAATAACGCGGGCCTCGCGTTCGCCGGCAGTCAGGGGCACTTCGAACTCAATGTGTTCAATCCGATGATGGCTTACAACTTCCTGCAGTCGGTGCGCCTGCTCGCGGACGCGGCGGTGTCCTTCACCGACAACTGCGTCGTGGGAATCGAACCGCGACTCGACAACATTGCCCAAGGACTGGCAAACTCCTTGATGTTGGTGACGCCATTGAAAGAAAAGTACGGCTACGACCGCGCCGCAAAGATTGCCAAGACCGCGCACAAAAACGGCACGACCTTGCGCGAGGAGGCTATTGCGGATGGCATCCCGGCGGAAGACTTTGATCGGATCGTCGTTCCGGCCAAAATGATTAGCCCTGATCCCGCATGA
- a CDS encoding DUF4169 family protein, translating into MTAEIVNLNKFRKAKERAEKEKLAQENRASFGRSKAERTRDEDEAGRREKQLDQAQRDTGVTVDFEPKKPQNGNEPSPPPDFDPDFDPGAAS; encoded by the coding sequence ATGACCGCTGAAATCGTCAATCTCAACAAATTCCGCAAAGCCAAGGAGCGGGCCGAGAAGGAAAAGCTCGCGCAAGAAAACCGCGCCAGCTTCGGCCGCAGCAAGGCTGAACGCACCAGAGATGAAGACGAGGCGGGGCGTCGCGAAAAGCAGCTCGATCAAGCCCAGCGCGACACGGGCGTGACGGTAGACTTCGAACCCAAGAAACCACAAAACGGCAATGAGCCGTCACCACCTCCCGATTTCGATCCAGACTTCGATCCCGGCGCAGCATCATGA
- a CDS encoding ribbon-helix-helix domain-containing protein: MNRPLKRSFAIKGHRTSISLEKAFWDALKEAAAEEGVALAGLVAEIDAKRGATGLSSAVRIFLLERYRDRAAGTNAIQGAVPLKSEVR; encoded by the coding sequence ATGAACCGGCCCTTGAAGCGGTCATTTGCGATCAAAGGGCACCGCACGTCGATCTCACTGGAGAAAGCGTTTTGGGATGCGCTGAAAGAGGCCGCTGCGGAAGAAGGCGTCGCGCTCGCGGGGCTAGTCGCGGAAATTGACGCTAAGCGCGGTGCGACCGGGCTATCGAGCGCGGTACGCATTTTTCTTTTGGAGCGCTACCGCGACCGCGCGGCAGGCACAAATGCGATCCAGGGCGCCGTTCCGCTGAAGAGTGAAGTTCGCTGA
- a CDS encoding NUDIX hydrolase, translating into MQKFSQHLLDRFLLRVRSPEKTRQVAALPYAVVDGKVAFLLVTSRRSGRWIFPKGSVIEGKTAWESAQQEAFEEAGIEGEIDHKPIGTYRTIKKGGIARKVVEVDLYPLRVMRQHDTWLEQPNRHRHWVLLREAKRLLHDPMLADLATELSRRVLFPNATPPAAPQPVTARSTT; encoded by the coding sequence ATGCAAAAATTCTCGCAACATCTATTGGACCGCTTCCTGCTGCGCGTGCGATCTCCGGAAAAAACCCGTCAGGTTGCCGCCCTCCCTTATGCAGTTGTCGATGGAAAGGTCGCTTTTCTGCTCGTCACCTCGCGCCGGAGCGGACGCTGGATCTTTCCCAAGGGCTCGGTGATCGAGGGTAAGACGGCGTGGGAAAGCGCACAACAGGAAGCGTTCGAGGAAGCCGGCATCGAAGGAGAAATTGACCACAAACCGATCGGCACCTACCGCACCATCAAGAAGGGTGGGATCGCGCGCAAAGTTGTCGAAGTCGACCTTTATCCTCTGCGTGTGATGCGCCAGCACGACACTTGGCTTGAACAGCCCAACAGGCACCGCCATTGGGTGCTTCTGCGCGAGGCCAAGCGGCTATTACACGATCCGATGCTTGCCGACCTCGCTACCGAACTCAGCCGGCGCGTTCTGTTTCCTAATGCGACGCCGCCAGCAGCGCCTCAGCCTGTCACCGCGCGCAGCACCACATAA
- a CDS encoding anion permease has product MAKPSLDKDLKKVVHIEKAAESLSRSLAKPGLLAVFMAGCIAVASLFIDQSSHASLVIIAAVIAAYMALNIGANDVANNMGPAVGSRVLSMSGAIAIAALCEASGAILAGGDVVSTVAKDLLASDHGMKAISFIHVMMAALLAASLWIHLATYLGAPVSTTHAIVGGVMGSGAAAAGVDAVNWSVMGKISASWVISPIIGGLFAALLLGLIKWLILYREDRVAAARTWVPPLVALMSGVFAMYLVSKGLRRIWSPSTSAINAFGVAFFILGFAVTRPWISRHAATIPNTRKAIAQCFTIPLIFAVALLSFAHGANDVANAVGPLAAIVSAAQYGTNASENVALPLWVLAIGAFGISLGLSLFGPKLIRTVGEKITKMDPIRAYCVALSAAITVLFASAMGLPVSSTHIAIGAVFGVGYLRELLTNKGVPNPAVKPRSVFLEPSKLNQTPEEAIENYQKKEKRRLVRRQHVFGIAAAWVVTVPAAALLAAGCYVVLRAVTG; this is encoded by the coding sequence ATGGCCAAGCCATCCCTGGATAAAGACCTAAAAAAGGTCGTCCATATCGAGAAAGCCGCCGAATCGCTCAGCCGCTCGCTTGCCAAGCCGGGGTTGCTCGCCGTTTTCATGGCCGGATGCATCGCCGTTGCGAGCCTCTTCATCGATCAGAGTTCGCACGCGAGTCTCGTGATCATTGCCGCCGTCATTGCCGCATACATGGCCTTGAACATCGGGGCCAATGATGTGGCCAACAACATGGGCCCGGCGGTCGGCAGTCGCGTGTTGAGCATGTCGGGGGCAATTGCAATCGCAGCGCTCTGCGAGGCGTCGGGCGCGATCCTTGCCGGCGGAGATGTTGTCAGCACGGTCGCAAAAGACCTTCTCGCCTCCGATCATGGGATGAAAGCGATCTCGTTCATTCACGTCATGATGGCAGCGTTGCTGGCCGCGTCGTTATGGATACATCTGGCGACCTATCTGGGAGCGCCGGTTTCCACCACCCATGCGATCGTTGGTGGTGTCATGGGAAGCGGTGCGGCGGCCGCTGGTGTCGATGCGGTCAATTGGTCGGTGATGGGCAAGATTTCCGCCAGCTGGGTCATCTCGCCGATCATCGGTGGACTATTTGCGGCCCTTCTTTTGGGCCTCATCAAATGGTTGATCCTTTATAGGGAGGATCGCGTCGCGGCGGCGCGTACCTGGGTGCCTCCGCTTGTCGCGCTCATGTCGGGCGTCTTTGCAATGTACCTCGTGAGCAAAGGTTTGCGGCGGATTTGGTCGCCCTCGACGAGCGCCATCAACGCCTTCGGGGTTGCGTTTTTCATCCTCGGCTTTGCCGTAACGCGGCCTTGGATCTCGCGCCACGCCGCAACGATCCCGAACACCCGCAAGGCAATCGCGCAATGCTTCACAATTCCACTGATCTTTGCGGTAGCCCTGTTGTCGTTTGCCCATGGCGCCAACGACGTCGCAAACGCGGTTGGACCGCTGGCCGCTATCGTGTCTGCTGCGCAATATGGAACCAATGCTTCAGAGAATGTGGCGCTGCCACTGTGGGTCTTGGCCATCGGCGCTTTCGGCATCTCGCTTGGGCTGTCGCTGTTTGGCCCCAAGCTCATCCGCACCGTGGGTGAGAAGATCACCAAGATGGACCCGATCCGCGCGTATTGCGTCGCTCTATCGGCCGCCATCACGGTCTTATTCGCGTCCGCGATGGGGCTGCCGGTGTCTTCCACTCACATCGCGATCGGGGCGGTGTTCGGAGTAGGTTATCTGCGCGAACTTCTTACCAATAAGGGTGTGCCCAACCCTGCCGTTAAGCCGCGATCGGTTTTCCTTGAGCCCTCAAAGCTCAATCAGACGCCCGAAGAGGCGATCGAGAACTACCAGAAAAAGGAAAAGCGTCGGTTGGTGCGCCGCCAGCATGTCTTCGGCATAGCCGCGGCGTGGGTCGTCACCGTGCCTGCGGCCGCGCTCTTGGCGGCGGGCTGTTATGTGGTGCTGCGCGCGGTGACAGGCTGA
- a CDS encoding AsmA family protein, producing MNNGLLYLGGLLALVLATLFGAPYFIDWNGYRGVFEEEASKVLGRDVRVGGAVNVRFLPTPFVRFEKVRLADTTGQTGEPFIRAESFTMRLAVSPLLRGAFEANEIELNKPVLSLVLDDVGGGNWSTLELRPAELPFVPQNVALHSVRLLKGAIAFHRADGALISTVDAINGELSADTLKGPFKFKGSARVGSVVRDIRFSTAPEDNEGVVHLKAAMYGDAGVNSYAFDGALRDFTTAPKVTGDLTGKIFLSPPATSDAQATREPPPVLNLKTATTASASGASFDNVELELDGAAEPQILTGAASANWANDLKFDTKLTAKWLDLDMLAAPHGQQAGIDGLRQLFMALVEGLGGNGSATVQVAIDQVKFGGEQAGALDLDAERHQDVVTLRRLSGGLPGGARIDLSGKIEGAKRDDKTFIGEGTVRGVNFARVQAFAKKSGIDIDLNSDGPFWVAGDVAMGPGRFALTNAKAQISGQLVDGEVRIDSGARKHVTVRLDGDDIDSAVFFPEQASYVSSVWRHALGLETASDKEAAENPEASRPETTVELTARRLTHAGSVYNDVDAQIVIEPASLNVPKARLKTQAGARISTSGRIMRASADGGAAKGTLNYEIDAADSRAIGEVSKLLGLEVILDKQITALPSARLAGLVQIGKRQAGSADVTFDGLVGGARLIGEGAFDNGFSAWRTAPARIVATINAADLGEILKLAGAGPQLLNGLKSRPGEVSLAVSGLLSQGAKSLAEVNAQGLSAKLQGSLSAQDNQTFAYEADGSVDAQDAREALVLAGVVAPAGLTLSSLAGPIKVSAKDGVTTLASRNLKSASSVIKGSVKLTRGESGSGEGVSNVEADLEADQASVAGLLSWLSEAARAEAAEDVEESVWPTAQFDLKPFAHNRGTMRLKLGKLELADGLEAQDAIAQITVQDSKVSIESLKARAAGGDLNLSAKIEKVSTGFTLSGNLALDADLAALNAKAKGRAVLEFEGSGRGLSPATVINGLTGKGTIKLHDARHPGPAPALVADASDAVLAGQMENDANAIGQSLSSALASASVVEGDKTLSFEVAGGNVKVEPYTVKTAQGSAQVTTTASLSSLGLDSDWQVSAMATPLPPPPEAGPDWKPASKGPLPAVEFVYTGALGDLDGLEVSVEAADLQRELAVRQMERKVEELEILRKNDDDRQRMDLERRKTLEVERAKAAAAAAAAKEAAKQQQKREQQPSNASGPPVVPESSDTEPIVPQSGPPEDTVETTADVPAEVASEPRRPLPQRTYSAKPDVRSPPRARRTPSDEINRAFGNWP from the coding sequence ATGAACAACGGACTCCTGTATCTCGGCGGCCTCCTGGCGTTGGTGCTGGCGACCTTATTTGGTGCGCCGTATTTCATCGACTGGAACGGCTACCGCGGCGTTTTCGAGGAGGAAGCCTCGAAAGTGCTGGGCCGTGATGTTCGCGTCGGTGGCGCCGTCAACGTTCGCTTTCTGCCCACGCCGTTCGTCCGCTTTGAAAAGGTGCGCCTCGCCGACACCACCGGACAAACCGGCGAGCCGTTTATCCGCGCGGAAAGCTTCACCATGCGCCTGGCGGTTTCTCCGCTGCTGCGCGGCGCTTTTGAAGCCAACGAAATCGAATTGAACAAGCCGGTGCTGTCGCTGGTGCTGGATGACGTAGGCGGCGGCAACTGGTCCACGCTCGAATTGCGACCTGCCGAACTGCCGTTCGTGCCTCAGAACGTGGCGCTGCATTCGGTCCGTCTGCTCAAGGGCGCGATTGCCTTTCATCGCGCGGATGGCGCGCTGATCAGCACGGTCGATGCCATCAACGGTGAGTTGTCCGCCGACACCCTCAAGGGGCCGTTCAAGTTCAAAGGAAGCGCGCGCGTTGGCAGCGTTGTGCGGGATATCCGTTTTTCAACCGCCCCCGAGGACAATGAGGGCGTAGTCCACCTGAAGGCGGCGATGTATGGCGATGCCGGCGTCAACTCCTATGCCTTCGACGGAGCGTTGCGCGATTTCACGACCGCGCCGAAGGTCACTGGCGACCTCACGGGTAAGATTTTCCTTTCCCCTCCTGCGACCTCGGATGCGCAAGCGACGCGCGAACCGCCGCCCGTGCTCAACTTGAAGACGGCGACAACAGCCAGTGCTTCGGGCGCCTCGTTCGATAATGTCGAGCTTGAACTTGACGGTGCGGCCGAGCCGCAGATTTTGACGGGCGCGGCATCTGCGAATTGGGCGAACGATCTTAAGTTCGACACCAAGCTCACCGCGAAATGGCTGGATCTCGACATGCTCGCGGCCCCGCACGGTCAGCAGGCTGGTATCGATGGCTTGCGGCAGCTGTTTATGGCTCTGGTAGAAGGATTGGGCGGAAACGGTTCTGCGACCGTGCAAGTTGCTATTGATCAGGTGAAGTTTGGCGGAGAGCAGGCGGGCGCGCTCGATCTCGATGCAGAACGCCACCAGGACGTGGTGACGCTGCGGCGGTTGTCGGGCGGTCTGCCCGGAGGCGCACGTATCGATCTCTCCGGAAAGATTGAGGGTGCCAAGAGGGACGACAAGACGTTTATCGGCGAAGGCACGGTTAGGGGCGTGAACTTTGCGCGCGTTCAAGCCTTCGCGAAAAAGTCCGGCATCGATATCGACCTGAATTCCGACGGTCCGTTCTGGGTCGCCGGCGACGTCGCCATGGGACCGGGACGTTTTGCGCTGACAAATGCCAAGGCGCAGATTTCGGGACAGCTTGTCGATGGCGAGGTGCGCATTGACAGCGGCGCACGCAAGCACGTCACGGTTCGTCTCGATGGCGATGATATCGACAGCGCAGTCTTTTTCCCAGAGCAGGCAAGCTACGTCAGCAGCGTCTGGCGCCATGCGCTTGGGCTTGAGACCGCTTCCGACAAGGAGGCAGCGGAGAACCCGGAAGCGTCACGTCCCGAGACAACCGTTGAGCTGACCGCGCGTCGCCTCACTCATGCTGGCAGCGTCTATAACGATGTCGATGCACAGATCGTCATTGAGCCTGCTAGTCTGAACGTGCCGAAAGCGCGTCTGAAAACGCAGGCAGGCGCCCGGATTTCGACTTCGGGACGTATCATGCGAGCAAGCGCAGACGGCGGGGCTGCGAAGGGAACATTGAATTATGAGATCGATGCCGCCGATAGCCGTGCCATTGGCGAAGTGAGCAAGCTGCTCGGGCTCGAAGTCATACTGGATAAACAGATAACAGCTCTGCCATCCGCCCGCTTGGCTGGGTTGGTGCAGATCGGCAAACGTCAGGCCGGATCAGCCGATGTTACATTCGATGGTCTCGTTGGCGGCGCGCGCCTCATCGGCGAAGGCGCATTCGACAACGGCTTTTCGGCTTGGCGGACCGCGCCTGCCCGAATTGTGGCCACTATCAACGCCGCAGACTTGGGCGAAATTCTTAAACTCGCTGGCGCAGGACCGCAGCTTCTGAACGGACTGAAATCGCGGCCCGGTGAAGTCAGCCTCGCTGTCTCCGGTCTGTTGTCGCAAGGGGCGAAGTCGCTGGCCGAGGTGAACGCGCAAGGTTTGTCGGCCAAGTTGCAAGGCTCGCTGTCGGCGCAGGACAATCAAACGTTCGCTTACGAGGCCGACGGCTCGGTCGATGCGCAAGACGCGCGTGAGGCCCTTGTGCTGGCGGGTGTCGTTGCGCCCGCCGGGTTGACGCTGTCGAGCCTAGCGGGTCCGATCAAAGTATCGGCCAAGGATGGCGTGACGACACTGGCCAGCCGCAACCTGAAATCCGCATCGAGCGTGATCAAGGGATCTGTGAAGCTAACGCGGGGAGAAAGTGGCTCAGGCGAAGGCGTTTCGAATGTCGAAGCCGATCTGGAGGCTGACCAAGCATCCGTCGCGGGCCTTCTGAGCTGGTTGAGCGAGGCGGCTCGCGCTGAAGCGGCCGAAGATGTCGAGGAGAGCGTGTGGCCCACCGCACAGTTCGATCTGAAGCCGTTCGCGCATAATCGCGGTACGATGCGCCTGAAACTCGGCAAGCTCGAACTTGCCGACGGACTGGAGGCCCAGGACGCGATCGCGCAGATCACGGTTCAGGATAGCAAAGTCTCAATCGAGAGCCTGAAGGCGCGCGCTGCGGGCGGGGATTTGAACCTTTCAGCGAAAATCGAGAAGGTATCTACCGGCTTCACACTGTCGGGCAATCTCGCGCTCGATGCCGATCTGGCAGCTTTGAACGCCAAAGCGAAGGGTCGGGCGGTGCTCGAATTTGAAGGTTCAGGCCGAGGACTTAGCCCGGCGACTGTCATCAATGGCCTGACTGGCAAGGGGACGATCAAGCTTCATGACGCGCGCCACCCCGGTCCCGCGCCGGCACTCGTCGCGGATGCGAGTGATGCCGTGTTGGCCGGCCAGATGGAAAACGATGCCAATGCGATTGGGCAATCGCTCTCTTCAGCCTTGGCGTCCGCCTCCGTCGTCGAAGGCGACAAAACCTTGTCGTTCGAAGTGGCCGGTGGAAATGTGAAAGTCGAACCCTACACCGTTAAGACAGCGCAGGGTTCGGCTCAGGTCACGACGACGGCGAGCCTTTCCTCTCTCGGGTTGGACAGCGATTGGCAAGTGAGCGCGATGGCCACGCCGCTTCCGCCTCCTCCTGAAGCTGGTCCCGATTGGAAGCCCGCATCTAAAGGGCCATTGCCCGCAGTCGAATTCGTCTACACCGGCGCGTTGGGTGACCTCGACGGGCTTGAGGTCAGTGTCGAAGCTGCGGATCTGCAGCGCGAACTTGCCGTACGGCAGATGGAACGCAAAGTCGAAGAGTTGGAAATCCTGCGCAAGAACGATGACGATCGGCAGCGTATGGACTTAGAGCGTCGCAAGACACTCGAAGTCGAGCGGGCTAAGGCGGCCGCTGCAGCGGCTGCAGCGAAGGAAGCTGCCAAGCAGCAGCAAAAGCGCGAGCAACAACCTTCAAACGCAAGTGGGCCGCCGGTCGTGCCTGAATCGAGCGATACTGAACCCATCGTTCCGCAGAGCGGTCCACCTGAGGATACGGTGGAGACAACTGCTGATGTTCCGGCCGAGGTCGCAAGCGAGCCTCGCAGGCCACTGCCACAGCGTACCTATAGCGCGAAGCCCGATGTACGTTCGCCGCCGCGCGCACGCCGTACGCCGTCCGACGAGATCAATCGCGCATTCGGCAACTGGCCGTAA